The Arachis ipaensis cultivar K30076 chromosome B07, Araip1.1, whole genome shotgun sequence genome includes a window with the following:
- the LOC107607785 gene encoding uncharacterized protein LOC107607785, whose protein sequence is MNSNDVKNHRNSDIATKQRKINKEEGRGESSSISSFVCEICIDTKTEAENFSITDCSHSYCTDCVVKYVGSKLDDNVINIRYPISRCGGFLELDGCRKVLPKMVYLGRK, encoded by the exons ATGAATTCTAACGACGTAAAGAATCACAGAAACAGCGACATCGCCACAAAACAAAGGAAGATCAACAAAGAGGAGGGAAGAGGCGAGTCATCCTCGATTTCCTCGTTCGTATGCGAAATCTGCATTGACACTAAAACCGAAGCAGAAAATTTCTCTATAACCGATTGCAGCCACTCATATTGTACGGATTGCGTAGTGAAGTATGTTGGTTCTAAGCTTGATGACAACGTGATTAATATCCGGTATCCGATTTCCCGGTGTGGTGGTTTCTTGGAACTCGACGGTTGCCGCAAGGTTCTGCCAAAGAtg GTATATTTGggccgaaaataa
- the LOC107607786 gene encoding uncharacterized protein LOC107607786, producing the protein MFAKIANAKSAKQTWNTLKPSYNGIDKFQKAKLQSLRRDYERYEMSSSETVEKYFTRVTDLVKMRVYGKNMLDSKVVEKILRTMSMKYDHVVTTILESHDMDTMTIAELQGIMKCHIRRILKKSGKSTEEALKSRVNLNNVTESSRI; encoded by the coding sequence ATGTTTGCCAAAATAGCAAATGCCAAAAGTGCAAAACAAACATGGAACACGTTGAAACCGTCGTACAATGGTATAGATAAATTCCAGAAAGCAAAGTTGCAATCCTTGCGAAGAGATTATGAAAGGTACGAGATGTCTAGTTCAGAAACTGTTGAGAAATATTTTACTCGTGTTACAGATCTTGTTAAGATGAGAGTCTATGGAAAAAATATGCTTGATAGTAAAGTGGTGGAGAAAATTCTTCGCACCATGTCGATGAAGTATGACCATGTGGTGACTACAATACTAGAGTCCCACGATATGGATACCATGACAATTGCAGAGTTGCAAGGAATCATGAAATGCCACATCAGAAGAATATTGAAGAAGTCAGGAAAATCAACCGAAGAAGCTCTGAAGAGCCGGGTGAATTTAAACAATGTTACAGAATCAAGCCGTATATAA
- the LOC107607787 gene encoding chalcone synthase-like — MGSLGATQEGNGAKGVATILAIGTANPPNIIRQDDYPDFYFRATKSNHLLHLKQKFQRLCKNSMIEKRHFLYNEDLLMENPNIGTYGASSLNTRQNILIKEVPKLGKEAAMKAINEWGQPLSEITHLIFYTTSCFGNMPGPDYHLAKLLGLKPTVNRHMIFNNGCHAGGAVLRVAKDIVENNAESRVLVVWVETMVVSFHGPNPNHMDVLVGQALFGDGAAALIIGTDPKPCIEYPLFELVLASQTTIPNTESSIDGRLQEMGLVYYLGKEIPIAISENIDKCLINAFSLVGVNRESSVDWNSLFYAIHPGGPSILNRIEEKLGLKKEKLRASRKVLSQYGNMWSLSVIFVLDELRNWSKIEGKSTCGEGKEWGVLVGFGPGLSLELVVLRSICFDG, encoded by the exons ATGGGGAGTTTAGGAGCAACTCAAGAAGGAAATGGAGCAAAGGGTGTGGCCACAATCCTAGCAATTGGTACTGCAAATCCACCCAATATCATTCGCCAAGATGATTACCCTGACTTTTATTTCAGGGCCACCAAAAGCAATCACTTGCTCCACCTTAAACAAAAGTTCCAGCGTTTAT GTAAAAACTCAATGATTGAGAAACGACATTTCCTATACAATGAAGATTTACTCATGGAGAATCCAAACATTGGTACTTATGGAGCTTCCTCACTAAATACTCGACAAAACATACTAATCAAAGAGGTCCCAAAACTTGGCAAGGAAGCAGCAATGAAGGCCATAAACGAATGGGGTCAACCATTGTCAGAAATCACACACCTCATTTTTTACACAACTTCATGCTTTGGAAACATGCCTGGTCCGGATTACCACCTTGCCAAGCTTCTTGGCCTCAAACCAACGGTTAACAGGCACATGATCTTCAATAACGGTTGCCACGCTGGCGGCGCAGTCCTACGTGTCGCGAAGGACATCGTTGAGAACAATGCTGAGTCACGTGTGCTTGTAGTGTGGGTAGAAACCATGGTAGTTTCATTTCATGGCCCTAACCCTAATCACATGGATGTTCTTGTAGGACAAGCCCTATTTGGAGATGGTGCAGCTGCCCTTATTATTGGGACAGACCCTAAACCTTGTATTGAATACCCATTATTTGAACTTGTCTTGGCCTCACAGACAACTATACCTAACACTGAGAGTTCAATCGATGGAAGGTTACAAGAAATGGGGTTGGTTTATTATTTAGGAAAAGAGATTCCCATTGCTATATCCGAAAACATTGACAAGTGTTTGATAAATGCGTTTAGTTTGGTTGGTGTGAATAGAGAGAGTAGTGTTGATTGGAATTCCTTGTTCTATGCTATTCATCCGGGTGGACCATCTATTCTGAATAGGATTGAAGAGAAGCTTGGattgaagaaagagaaattaAGAGCAAGTAGGAAAGTGTTAAGCCAATATGGGAATATGTGGAGCCTTAGTGTGATTTTTGTGTTGGATGAGTTGAGGAACTGGTCTAAGATTGAAGGAAAGAGCACATGTGGTGAAGGAAAAGAATGGGGTGTGTTGGTAGGGTTTGGTCCAGGTTTATCTTTGGAGCTTGTGGTTCTACGAAGTATTTGTTTTGATGGCTAG
- the LOC107607788 gene encoding chalcone synthase-like: MLMEEIPKLGKEATLNAIREWGQPLSRITHLIFYTTSCLCNTPGPDYHLAKLVGLSPTVNRFMIFNTGCHGGGTILRVAKDIAENNAGSRVLVVWAEVALAYFHGPNSNDMDVLVGQGLFGDGAAAIIIGADPNNNNNNPNCIEVPLFELIFASQTTIPNTESVLRARPEEMGLVYYIGKEVPSLVSENIGKCIIEAFDSSGMMRNDRMDWNNLFHVIHPGGPAVLDRIEKKLGLKEEKLRASRKVLRQYGNMMSLSVIFVLDEMRKRSKIEGKSTTGEGLEWGVLAGFGPGISLEIIVLRSISI, encoded by the exons ATGCTTATGGAGGAGATACCAAAACTTGGGAAAGAAGCAACACTGAATGCCATAAGAGAATGGGGGCAACCCTTATCAAGAATCACACACCTCATCTTCTACACAACTTCATGCTTATGCAACACTCCCGGTCCGGATTACCATCTTGCCAAACTTGTTGGCCTCAGCCCAACCGTCAACAG GTTCATGATTTTCAACACCGGTTGCCATGGCGGCGGGACCATCTTACGCGTTGCCAAGGACATCGCGGAGAACAACGCCGGATCGCGAGTGCTCGTCGTGTGGGCAGAGGTTGCTCTGGCTTATTTTCACGGTCCTAATTCCAATGACATGGATGTACTTGTAGGGCAGGGCTTATTTGGAGATGGTGCAGCTGCTATCATCATTGGTGCAgatcctaataataataataataaccctaACTGCATTGAAGTTCCTCTCTTTGAACTTATCTTTGCTTCACAAACAACCATACCAAACACCGAGAGCGTACTCCGTGCACGTCCAGAAGAAATGGGTTTGGTTTATTATATAGGAAAAGAGGTTCCTTCGCTTGTGTCTGAAAACATAGGGAAGTGTATAATTGAAGCGTTTGATTCCAGTGGCATGATGAGAAATGATAGAATGGATTGGAATAACTTGTTTCATGTTATTCATCCAGGTGGGCCGGCTGTTTTAGATAGGATCGAAAAGAAGCTTGGATTGAAGGAGGAGAAATTAAGGGCGTCAAGGAAGGTGTTGAGGCAATATGGAAACATGATGAGTCTTAGCGTGATTTTCGTATTGGATGAGATGAGGAAGAGGTCTAAGATTGAAGGGAAGAGTACAACCGGTGAAGGGTTAGAGTGGGGTGTCTTGGCAGGTTTTGGTCCGGGGATATCATTGGAGATAATAGTGCTTCGTAGTATATCGATCTGA